The Corylus avellana chromosome ca8, CavTom2PMs-1.0 genome has a segment encoding these proteins:
- the LOC132189178 gene encoding probable xyloglucan endotransglucosylase/hydrolase protein 23, translating to MASSSAPFVFLALTLLSSFLALTAANFYQDFDITWGDGRGKMLNNGDLLSLSLDKASGSGFQSKNEFLFGKIDMQIKLVSGNSAGTVTAYYLSSKGSAWDEIDFEFLGNLSGDPYILHTNVFSQGKGNREQQFYLWFDPTADFHTYSILWNPQSIIFSVDGTPIREFKNSESIGVAFPKNQPMRIYSSLWNADDWATRGGLVKTDWSQAPFTASYRNFKADACIWSSGASSCTSSSSTTTNSWLSQELDTANQDRLKWVQKNYMIYNYCTDAKRFPQGLPPECNTS from the exons ATGGCTTCTTCAAGTGCTCCATTTGTGTTTCTGGCTCTTACCCTTCTTAGTTCTTTCCTGGCTCTCACAGCTGCTAACTTCTACCAAGACTTTGACATCACGTGGGGAGATGGCAGAGGGAAGATGCTTAACAACGGCGACCTTCTTAGCCTCTCTCTAGACAAAGCCTCTGGCTCTGGATTCCAGTCCAAGAATGAGTTTCTTTTTGGAAAGATAGATATGCAGATCAAGCTTGTCTCTGGAAACTCTGCTGGCACCGTTACTGCTTATTAT TTATCCTCAAAAGGATCAGCATGGGACGAGATAGACTTCGAGTTCTTGGGGAATCTGAGTGGCGATCCTTACATTCTTCACACCAATGTCTTCAGCCAAGGCAAAGGCAACAGAGAGCAACAGTTCTATCTCTGGTTTGACCCAACTGCTGATTTTCACACATATTCCATCCTTTGGAATCCCCAGAGCATTAT ATTCTCTGTGGATGGAACTCCCATTAGAGAGTTCAAGAACTCAGAATCAATTGGCGTTGCATTCCCAAAGAACCAACCGATGAGGATATACTCCAGTCTCTGGAATGCCGATGATTGGGCGACAAGAGGTGGGCTTGTGAAGACAGACTGGAGCCAAGCACCCTTTACTGCTTCCTACAGAAACTTCAAAGCCGATGCTTGCATTTGGTCCTCTGGAGCATCTTCCTgcacttcatcttcttccacCACTACTAATTCCTGGCTTTCACAAGAGCTGGACACTGCAAATCAAGACAGGCTTAAATGGGTGCAAAAGAACTACATGATATATAATTACTGCACAGACGCAAAGAGATTTCCCCAGGGCCTCCCTCCAGAATGCAACACCTCCTAG
- the LOC132189336 gene encoding probable xyloglucan endotransglucosylase/hydrolase protein 23: MASSSAPFMYLVLTLLSSFLALTAANLSQDFDITWGDGRGKMANNGDLLSLSLDKASGSGFQSKNEFLFGKIDMQLKLVSGNSAGTVTAYYLSSKGSAWDEIDFEFLGNLSGDPYILHTNVFSQGKGNREQQFYLWFDPTADFHTYSIIWNPQRIIFSVDGTPIREFKNSESIGVAFPKNQPMRIYSSLWNADDWATRGGLVKTDWSQAPFTASYRNFKADACIWSSGASSCASSSSTNSWLSQELDTTNQDRLKWVQKNYMIYNYCTDAKRFPQGLPPECNSS; encoded by the exons ATGGCTTCTTCAAGTGCTCCATTTATGTATCTGGTTCTTACCCTTCTTAGCTCTTTCCTGGCTCTCACAGCTGCTAACTTGTCCCAAGATTTTGACATCACGTGGGGAGATGGCAGAGGGAAAATGGCCAACAACGGCGACCTTCTTAGCCTCTCTCTGGACAAAGCCTCTGGCTCTGGATTCCAGTCCAAGAATGAGTTTCTCTTTGGAAAGATAGATATGCAGCTCAAGCTTGTCTCCGGAAACTCTGCTGGCACCGTTACTGCCTACTAT TTATCCTCAAAAGGATCAGCATGGGATGAGATAGACTTCGAGTTCTTGGGAAATCTGAGTGGCGATCCTTACATTCTTCACACCAATGTCTTCAGCCAAGGCAAAGGCAACAGAGAGCAACAGTTCTATCTCTGGTTTGACCCAACTGCAGATTTTCACACCTATTCCATCATTTGGAATCCTCAGCGCATTAT ATTCTCTGTGGATGGAACTCCCATTAGAGAGTTCAAGAACTCAGAATCAATTGGCGTTGCATTCCCAAAGAACCAACCGATGAGGATATACTCCAGTCTCTGGAATGCCGATGACTGGGCGACAAGAGGTGGGCTTGTGAAGACAGACTGGAGCCAAGCACCCTTTACTGCTTCCTACAGAAACTTCAAAGCTGATGCTTGCATTTGGTCTTCTGGAGCATCTTCTTGcgcttcatcttcttcaaccaATTCCTGGCTTTCACAAGAGCTGGACACTACAAATCAAGACAGGCTTAAATGGGTGCAAAAGAACTACATGATATATAATTACTGCACAGACGCAAAGAGGTTTCCCCAAGGCCTCCCTCCAGAGTGCAACTCCTCCTAG
- the LOC132189177 gene encoding probable xyloglucan endotransglucosylase/hydrolase protein 23 — translation MASSSAPFMFLALTLLSSFLALTAANFYQDFDITWGDGRGKMLNSGDLLSLSLDKASGSGFQSKNEFLFGKIDMQLKLVSGNSAGTVTAYYLSSKGSAWDEIDFEFLGNLSGDPYILHTNVFSQGKGNREQQFYLWFDPTADFHTYSILWNPQRIIFSVDGTPIREFKNSESFGVAFPNNQPMRIYSSLWNADDWATRGGLVKTDWSQAPFTASYRNFKADACIWSSGASSCTSSSSTTTNSWLSQELDTANQDRLKWVQKNYMIYNYCTDAKRFPQGVPPECNNTS, via the exons ATGGCTTCTTCAAGCGCTCCATTTATGTTTCTGGCTCTTACCCTTCTTAGCTCTTTCCTGGCTCTCACAGCTGCTAACTTCTACCAAGATTTTGACATCACGTGGGGAGATGGCCGAGGGAAGATGCTTAACAGCGGCGACCTTCTTAGCCTCTCTCTAGACAAAGCCTCTGGCTCTGGATTCCAGTCCAAGAATGAGTTTCTCTTTGGAAAGATAGATATGCAGCTCAAGCTTGTCTCCGGAAACTCTGCTGGCACCGTTACTGCCTACTAT TTATCCTCAAAAGGATCAGCATGGGACGAGATAGACTTCGAGTTCTTGGGGAATCTGAGTGGCGATCCTTACATTCTTCACACCAATGTCTTCAGCCAAGGCAAAGGCAACAGAGAGCAACAGTTCTATCTCTGGTTTGACCCAACTGCAGATTTTCACACATATTCCATTCTTTGGAATCCTCAACGCATTAT ATTCTCTGTGGATGGAACTCCCATTAGAGAGTTCAAGAACTCAGAATCGTTTGGCGTTGCATTCCCAAATAACCAACCAATGAGGATATACTCCAGTCTCTGGAATGCTGATGACTGGGCGACAAGAGGTGGGCTTGTGAAGACGGACTGGAGCCAAGCCCCCTTTACTGCTTCCTACAGAAACTTCAAAGCCGATGCTTGCATTTGGTCCTCTGGAGCATCTTCCTgcacttcatcttcttccacCACTACTAATTCCTGGCTTTCACAAGAGCTGGACACTGCAAATCAAGACCGGCTTAAATGGGTGCAAAAGAACTACATGATATATAATTACTGCACAGACGCAAAGAGGTTTCCCCAGGGCGTCCCTCCAGAATGCAACAATACCTCCTAG